A window of Scomber scombrus chromosome 23, fScoSco1.1, whole genome shotgun sequence contains these coding sequences:
- the si:dkey-185m8.2 gene encoding trichohyalin isoform X1, which yields METTDEKNSPVTLANGAYPVRCTEEVLLPFFTDESLQAAMNSQHPPASCSVPLALSEIRLVLLGRKGAGKSAAGNTILGWEVGGFESGKPTEECVKRRADVTGRKVTVVDTPGWEWYYPLNNTPNWVRRETLRSVSLCPPGPHAVLLVVRACAAVTEAYITEIEEQLQLLGKRAWEHTMLLFTRGDELGLTSMEQRILTCGPALQRLLQKCGDRYHVVNNRSKGDRTQVQELIRKLEEMMAAKEGSSHLEMDNTVLSGLEADGKRRARERRKKQRQMEEQIQKGTIKAALMNDGASELDAHQSFSKAPRRLPEVRLVLLGERETGKSSAGNIILGKTCFFQAGVATEECTRQQAEVSMRLVTVVDSPGWEAGVAGATPERVKREIVGSVTFCPPGPHALLLTLRVDVLVTAGHVREHLELLGEGVWRHTMLLFTHGDQLREGVNIEQHIQSGGRDLQLLLEKCRGRYHVISSIDAGGRGGGGSAKVTELLEKVEKMAAMNRCEAFSGMVLEVRDLSRQRNEKFNQRLKDITDKMLRQEAELKNMRDREMKSIRWFFDRKKKVKSPGKADIQREEEDDEDRRVGERKNDIGELEERMRWLTEDKERELQDQSIENERIRVTLNQSTQKNNKAMLDLELKEREIEELNERIDEQQQKLLDLERASVENEHERKLNEDVIRVKQQEWVREMDTLKENITVHDKEKTEWVEKVHSLKAEMEECKRQHDNIIERKEQDKKQEMAEMEKALKREMELKLLEKDQEQEKLRIKASEEKQITLEGMKHYEKDMEIKVEEMKSQHQKEMENKMQEKETQIRDIQLQHQDEMARKISDMEKVMEKTKVQHQEDTDQMLKEKTNDMENIKQQYANEIKDIQQKQQREITELKEQFAKEKEEQVQAKKREIAELEQKHAAQIEGKMIENKKEKDTINLNHKKDMTQKMKEKEKEVEALKLAHKEEMARKMNEIETLMEAKTIEHQEEIHKKVKEKEEVQQQYGDKIREIEQERQREVKKLKEEFEKEMEKQLQRRQTEIAELEQKYAAEIEGKVLENQKEKEMMIQNHEKHILTGMQERDRQMEELKRQHVNEIEENMQESEKEKERLVMVCKKEMEQKLEEKEKEIEGMKLHAKEVREKLQRKEERETDLLRNKKEMEQRLEEKEKEIEERKLNIKQMMQKLQEKDEAEIDHLNYKKEMEQRWREKDQEVEVIKDHLKELEKKLRQTEEERERENSNHKKQMEQKLQEKERAIEKLQQHITDVDEILQRKDEERGEIILNQKKEAEQRLQDREKEMEEMKLQFLNDTERKVKEKETEIESIKQQADARETRWREEQRKKDEKGEKEMNKLIEIIEKKTKEIKQAQSHLAQRETEIDEAKTTSANYLKEIEQLKESNKNQSCSLIEIQQRHTEKGEELDRLRQKDKESDKELVHLRLTIEQTKSELKQLTKKMEKEMNSMIQEYEKEIESMKSVVKEKDNAMSRLEEESEQSLSDVTEKYKETRKRVEELQEQNEKMRKEADNLKIKCEELKKESNEEARKHLEVKIAESETQGVLKERDQEVGALKEANEKLKVEIDGIKEREGEAERQMNEMREQFQKQLMEKESEVRLKDEEAEERFLEREREVAEREKELSRRDEALGERGHELEAKEETLLEKEGKLESKEQELQKLETSLEIKQKELEERDRQEKDVNIRAEKIQKMEKELESLLQALEGKKEELNCHGQDLQKKVKGLKDQGKELKDKEYYLRNEAQELINWKSELQMQNKHVSSTTQELDNMRRDMALLKEELHNKEANLKTAFNKLRKWQQSLEEKEADLCKGGQSQSDRDVENGQHEVDETDPFDPAAESSGEEELRLMYKELGVVDEQERKGKGKGRESDKDEKDREDQKTRAETSAAESDNCHLETLKETEKEVKSAKATRDFKLLSSSQDHRGLNNTPGTDIRVVVLGESWSSHSPAGVTILGGEVSELNGTTFRPWKGQIAGRHLAVGEPLGLRWRDGPDPTNPAQKQSISECISWCRPGPHVVLLLVPAFLNCTKKYRRAVEEHMSLLGEEIWQRTLVLFTWGETLAGSAEQHIKRNGELSKLVEKCGDRYHVLTRKKSNSQIEGLFEKMEDIVA from the exons ATGGAGACGACAGATGAAAAGAACAGTCCAGTCACTCTAGCAAACGGCG CCTACCCGGTACGGTGCACTGAGGAAGTACTTCTCCCTTTCTTCACAGATGAGAGTCTGCAGGCCGCCATGAACTCACAGCACCCTCCCGCCTCCTGCAGTGTCCCTCTTGCTCTCTCAGAGATTAGACTGGTCCTCCTGGGCAGGAAAGGAGCAGGGAAGAGTGCGGCGGGCAACACCATCTTAGGATGGGAAGTTGGAGGGTTTGAGAGTGGGAAGCCTACAGAGGAATGTGTGAAGAGACGAGCTGATGTGACAGGAAGAAAAGTCACAGTGGTGGACACCCCAGGGTGGGAGTGGTACTACCCACTCAACAACACACCCAACTGGGTGAGGAGAGAAACTTTACGGAGCGTGTCGCTGTGTCCTCCTGGACCCCACGCTGTGCTGCTGGTGGTGAGGGCCTGTGCTGCAGTGACGGAGGCCTACATCACTGAGATAGAGGAGCAGCTACAGCTACTGGGAAAAAGAGCTTGGGAGCACACCATGCTGCTTTTCACCAGGGGAGACGAACTGGGCCTAACGTCCATGGAGCAGCGAATCCTGACATGCGGACCAGCACTCCAGAGACTCCTACAGAAGTGCGGGGACAGATACCATGTTGTGAACAACCGAAGCAAAGGAGATAGGACACAGGTTCAAGAGCTGATAAGGAAGCTGGAAGAGATGATGGCGGCGAAGGAGGGGAGCAGCCATTTAGAGATGGATAATACGGTTCTGTCGGGTCTGGAGGCGGACGGGAAGAGGAGAGcaagggagaggaggaagaaacaaAGGCAGATGGAGGAGCAGATACAGAAAGGAACCATCAAAGCTGCTCTCATGA ACGATGGGGCGTCTGAACTAGACGCCCACCAGTCGTTCTCCAAGGCTCCTCGACGTCTACCTGAGGTCAGACTGGTTCTTCTGGGCGAGCGCGAGACGGGAAAGAGCTCTGCCGGAAACATCATCCTGGGGAAGACTTGCTTCTTCCAGGCAGGGGTGGCAACTGAAGAGTGTACCCGTCAGCAAGCGGAGGTGTCCATGCGGCTTGTGACAGTGGTGGACTCTCCGGGCTGGGAGGCGGGCGTAGCAGGGGCCACACCGGAGAGGGTAAAAAGGGAGATTGTCGGTAGTGTTACCTTTTGTCCTCCTGGACCCCACGCTCTTCTGCTGACTCTGAGGGTGGATGTACTGGTTACGGCAGGACATGTGAGGGAACATCTGGAGCTTCTGGGTGAGGGTGTATGGAGACACACAATGTTGCTGTTCACACACGGGGATCAGCTTCGAGAGGGGGTGAATATTGAGCAGCACATCCAGAGTGGAGGCAGGGACCTGCAGTTGCTGCTGGAGAAGTGCAGGGGGAGGTACCACGTCATCAGCAGCATCGATgcgggaggaagaggaggtggaggctcTGCTAAGGTGACAGAGCTCCTGGAAAAAGTGGAAAAGATGGCGGCTATGAACAGGTGCGAGGCTTTCTCCGGCATGGTTCTGGAAGTGAGGGATCTGAGCCGGCAAAGGAACGAGAAGTTTAACCAGCGCTTGAAGGATATCACAGATAAAATGCTTCGTCAGGAGGCAGAGCTGAAGAACATGCGAGACAGGGAGATGAAAAGCATCCGGTGGTTTTTCGATAGGAAGAAGAAGGTGAAATCCCCCGGAAAGGCAGATATTCaaagggaagaggaggatgatgaggacaGGAGGGTTGGTGAAAGGAAGAATGATATCGGCGAGCTAGAGGAGAGGATGCGATGGCTGACAGAGGATAAAGAAAGAGAACTTCAAGATCAGAGCATTGAAAATGAGAGAATCCGTGTTACACTAAACCAGAGTACACAAAAGAATAACAAGGCGATGCTCGACCTGgagttaaaagagagagagatcgagGAGCTGAACGAAAGAATTGACGAGCAACAACAGAAGCTGCTCGACCTTGAACGTGCCAGTGTCGAAAATGAACATGAGAGAAAACTAAATGAAGACGTCATCAGAGTGAAGCAACAAGAGTGGGTGAGAGAGATGGATACGTTGAAGGAAAATATCACGGTTCACgacaaagagaaaacagagtGGGTGGAAAAAGTTCAttcattaaaagcagaaatggaAGAATGTAAAAGACAGCATGACAATATTATTGAGAGAAAAGAGCAAGATAAAAAACAAGAGATGGCTGAGATGGAAAAAGCATTAAAGAGGGAAATGGAACTAAAACTCCTTGAAAAAGACCAAGAGCAGGAAAAACTGAGAATAAAGGCCTCTGAGGAAAAGCAGATAACTCTTGAAGGCATGAAACATTATGAAAAAGACATGGAGATAAAAGTTGAAGAGATGAAATCGCAACATCAGAAAGAGatggaaaacaaaatgcaagagaaagagacacagataCGTGACATACAACTGCAGCATCAGGATGAGATGGCCAGAAAAATCAGCGACATGGAAAAAGTGATGGAGAAAACGAAAGTTCAACACCAGGAAGACACTGATCAGATGTTGAAAGAAAAGACGAATGATATGGAAAATATCAAACAACAGTATGCCAATGAAATAAAGGACatacagcaaaaacaacaacgaGAGATTACTGAGCTGAAAGAGCAGTTtgcaaaagaaaaggaggaacaAGTGCAAgccaaaaagagagagatagcaGAGTTAGAACAAAAGCATGCAGCACAAATAGAGGgaaaaatgatagaaaacaaaaaagagaaggacACAATTAATCTAAATCACAAGAAAGACATGACGcaaaagatgaaagagaaagaaaaagaggtagAAGCCTTAAAATTAGCGCATAAGGAAGAAATGgcaagaaaaatgaatgaaatagaGACACTGATGGAGGCAAAGACAATTGAACACCAAgaggaaatccacaaaaaagtgaaagaaaaggaggaagtcCAACAACAGTATGGTGATAAGATAAGAGAAATAGagcaagaaagacaaagagaggtTAAAAAGCTGAAAGAAGAGTTTgagaaagaaatggagaaacAACTGCAGCGAAGACAAACAGAGATAGCAGAGTTAGAACAAAAGTATGCTGCCGAAATAGAAGGAAAGGTGCTAGAAaatcaaaaagagaaagaaatgatgattcaaaatcatgaaaaacacattttgacaggTATGCAAGAGAGAGACCGACAGATGGAAGAGTTAAAACGTCAGCATGTTAATGAAATTGAAGAAAACATGCAAGAAagtgaaaaggaaaaggaaaggctTGTTATGGTTTGCAAAAAAGAGATGGAGCAAAAgttggaagaaaaagaaaaagagattgaGGGGATGAAATTGCATGCCAAAGAAGTGAGGGAAAAGCTGCAacgaaaggaagagagagaaactgatCTTTTaaggaacaaaaaagaaatggagcAAAGActggaagagaaggaaaaagagatcGAGGAGAGGAAACTGAATATCAAACAAATGATGcaaaaactgcaagaaaaagATGAGGCAGAAATTGATCATTTAAATTACAAGAAAGAAATGGAgcaaagatggagagaaaaagaccaGGAAGTAGAAGTgataaaagatcatttaaaagaaCTTGAGAAAAAACTGCGACAGAccgaagaggagagagaacgAGAAAACTCTAATCACAAGAAGCAGATGGAGCAGAAACTGCAAGAAAAGGAGCGAGCGATAGAAAAGTTACAGCAGCACATAACGGACGTTGATGAAATCCTgcaaagaaaagatgaagagagaggggaaattATTCTGAATCAGAAGAAAGAGGCAGAGCAAAGACTgcaagacagagaaaaagagatggaggaaatgaaattgcagtttttaaacgacacagagagaaaagtaaaagaaaaggaaactgaGATTGAAAGTATTAAACAGCAGGCTGACGCCAGGGAGACGAGATGGAgggaagagcagaggaagaaggatgagaaaggagaaaaagagatgaaCAAACTGATTGAAATAATTGagaagaaaactaaagaaataaaacaagcacAATCTCATCTTGCACAGAGAGAAACTGAGATTGACGAGGCAAAGACGACGAGTGCAAACTACTTAAAAGAAATTGAACAGCTGaaagaaagcaataaaaacCAAAGCTGCAGCCTCATCGAGATACAGCAACGTCACACGGAGAAAGGCGAAGAGCTCGATCGCCTGAggcaaaaagacaaagaaagtgatAAAGAGCTTGTCCATTTGAGGCTCACGATCGAGCAAACAAAGTCAGAGCTGAAGCAGCTCACGAAAAAGATGGAGAAGGAGATGAACAGCATGATTCAGGAATATGAAAAGGAGATAGAAAGCATGAAGTCAGTTGTAAAGGAAAAGGACAACGCCATGAGTCGTTTGGAGGAGGAAAGTGAGCAAAGCCTTTCAGACGTCACAGAGAAATACAAGGAAACCCGAAAGAGAGTCGAGGAGCTGCAGGAGCAAAATGAGAAGATGAGAAAAGAGGCGGACAATCTGAAAATAAAGTGCgaggagctgaagaaggagAGCAACGAGGAGGCTAGAAAACATCTCGAAGTGAAAATCGCAGAATCTGAAACCCAAGGTGTTCTTAAAGAGAGAGATCAGGAGGTAGGTGCTTTAAAAGAGGCGAATGAGAAATTAAAAGTAGAGATAGATGGGATAAAGGAGAGAGAAGGCGAGGCTGAGAGGCAGATGAACGAGATGAGAGAGCAATTCCAGAAACAGCTGATGGAGAAAGAAAGCGAGGTCAGACTCAAAGATGAGGAAGCTGAGGAGAGATTCTtggaaagggaaagagaggtAGCGGAAAGGGAAAAGGAGCTGAGTAGACGCGATGAAGCGTTGGGCGAAAGAGGGCATGAACTCGAAGCTAAAGAGGAAACGCTTCTTGAAAAAGAGGGAAAGCTCGAAAGTAAGGAACAAGAACTTCAAAAACTGGAAACAAGCTTAGAGATAAAACAGAAAGAGCTTGAAGAAAGGGACAGACAGGAGAAAGATGTGAACATCAGAGCAGAGAAAATCCAGAAAATGGAAAAGGAGCTAGAAAGCTTGCTCCAAGCTCTGGAGGGCAAAAAGGAAGAGCTAAACTGTCACGGTCAAGATCTTCAAAAGAAAGTTAAAGGGCTGAAGGATCAGGGGAAAGAGCTAAAAGATAAAGAGTATTACTTAAGAAATGAAGCACAGGAGCTGATCAACTGGAAGTCAGAGCTGCAGATGCAAAACAAGCATGTGAGCTCTACGACGCAGGAGTTAGATAACATGAGGCGAGACATGGCGTTGCTGAAGGAAGAACTCCACAACAAGGAGGCGAATTTAAAGACAGCGTTTAACAAACTGAGAAAGTGGCAGCAGAGTCTCGAAGAAAAGGAGGCAGATTTGTGCAAAGGAGGGCAAAGTCAGTCGGATAGAGATGTAGAGAACGGACAACACGAGGTAGATGAGACTGATCCTTTCGATCCGGCAGCTGAGAGCTCAGGTGAGGAAGAGTTGCGTTTAATGTACAAAGAGCTTGGCGTGGTGGATGAACaggagaggaagggaaaggGAAAAGGAAGAGAGTCAGATAAAGATGAAAAGGATAGGGAGGATCAGAAAACGAGAGCAGAGACATCAGCCGCAGAAAGTGATAACTGTCACCTTGAAACACTAAAAGAGACGGAAAAGGAAGTGAAGAGTGCAAAGGCCACGAGAGATTTCAAGTTGTTATCTTCAAGTCAGGATCACAGAGGCTTGAACAACACTCCTGGGACTGATATCAGGGTGGTGGTTTTAGGGGAGAGCTGGTCATCTCACTCCCCAGCTGGAGTAACCATCCTGGGCGGAGAGGTGTCCGAACTTAACGGTACTACATTCAGGCCTTGGAAAGGTCAGATAGCTGGACGGCACCTCGCTGTTGGAGAACCGCTGGGTTTGAGGTGGCGAGATGGACCAGATCCAACCAACCCGGCGCAGAAACAAAGCATCTCAGAGTGTATCTCCTGGTGTCGCCCAGGACCTCACGTCGTACTCCTGCTCGTGCCGGCCTTCTTGAACTGCACAAAGAAATACAGGAGAGCCGTGGAGGAGCACATGAGTTTGCTGGGGGAAGAGATATGGCAGCGCACACTGGTGCTTTTCACATGGGGGGAAACTTTAGCGGGGAGCGCAGAGCAGCACATCAAGAGGAATGGAGAGCTAAGTAAACTAGTGGAGAAATGTGGAGACCGGTATCACGTGCTgacaagaaagaaaagcaactCTCAGATTGAGGGATTAtttgagaagatggaggatatAGTGGCTTAA